The DNA region AAATTAGTTAAGATGAGTTTATTAAATAACCGGATTTTTACTTAGCGAAAGCTAGCATCACATTTATAATTGTTCAACGATTATTGGATTTTCAATTGAGTCTTAGTCACTCCtccagattcaaccataacgtctaggtcgggtttggaaTGTTACGCACAAACAGATAATTGTTAACAATGCCACCAGAATTGCAGTCAAACTATCAAGTTAGAAATATGTGGTCAAGCCATTATAATTGCTATCAAGCTGCTAGAACAGAAATGTGGTTAACCCACCATAAGTGTAAATCATTAAACTAACAGATATTTATCCTTACCATATTATCCCAACCCCATGAAATGTGATATGGAATGCAAATATAGAATCTGAATGAAAAACATGTAAGACATGTAGTTGTACAAAAATAGAAATCAGAAGGCATGAAATTCCACGCTTTGTAGAACAGATGTGTCACAAACTCAACAAAAACAAATTGGTTTCACCATGAAGTCACATGCATGgtcatataacatattcatagaTACATTAATTTACATAATCAGACAACATATACTCGTATACAAACATCATGTTAAGTGTGTAAGCAAAATCTAGTGTTTGAAATCTCACAAAGTTAAAACTTAAACGAAAGATGTCATTAATACCCTCTTAATAAAAAGGttcttatcattttcatttttattaattaaaactaaaaaaatatttgctttaaataaattgaatacttgATACACCTACTATTACTCGAGAGGATATAGTGGGCATCCTTCAACCCAAGGATTGCACTGAATACTTGCCCTTATAACCTGGGGATGTATTTTCCGTAGAAGCTCATATCCATGCAAATGACGATGGATCTTTAAGCCTGAAAGCACAAATCATGTAGAACTATTGCATTTAACCtacttttttttcatcatatattGCTCCATGCTTATCTCTATCAATTTATGCTGTGTGACCCATGGAGGCTGTCTACTTCTTTATATTAATAATACTATTAATTAAATCTTACAGCCACACCATAATATACTACTGGATTCCTACTTCTTTGACCTTACCTATTTAACAAAATGACCCCGTAGAGGCTGActcaggccgtgtgaacccacaaatttacctaaaatcaagccatttcaagtcTATTTcatgcataactaaccattcCATTTGGGTACACAATTAAGGGAtttaaacatcatttaaacatacataaacatgtcatttcaaacatcctaattcatctaaccaatatgccattcaaaggcacctcaactGTATCAAAACATTATGGATTAGGCCAAAGCAAAATTGACCATATCATAAGCATCTAACCTAATTCAAACACCTACCAAAACACATCACAATGACCATTTTCAGTCCATCACAAACATGCCAAAAGACCATACATTTCAATTACCAAAAGGAGGCCAAGAAGACCTAACTTAACAAGCATTACAAGCCCATCaaccaaacataaacttcaatggcacaaacataccaaaacttatATTCACAAAATACCATCACAaaacaacctatacatgccattataaaccttggccaaaattactcaaaaactaccgaattgactgttggatagtgtgataggtatCTGaagagcttctgataatctataaaaaaaagaaaataaatacataagcaacgagtgcttagtaagctcgtataaacttaaacttaacttaccatttcatttatacaattcatagaTTAGTCGTAAATCATTACCAATACCATAAGCTTGGCttaagcctatacaacatcatcaattTCACAAGTTAGTACACTTGTTCATCATACAAATGAGTTCAACCATAagataacaaaatttgaaaatggcatgccaacaaatttaacaaaagcaTTATAACAAAGCTAACAAATGGACCTAAATTCAAGATGTGGAGTTCTCTATTGATGTGACTTCGAGGATCGCTCCTATAATAGGTGTGCTGTATAGAATCACTCCAACAGACAtgaaggagttgaaagttcaactGCAAGAACTGTTAGATAACGGGTTCATCAGATCAAGTGTTTCGCCTTGGGGTACACCAATATTGTTTGTTATTAATATCCTCTTAACAATAATAAGATGACTTTTAATATTAAGACGAACACTGGTAATAATATCTTaacaatttaaactattttatttggAAATCTAACTAAGGATCATTCCCTTGCATGTCCCAACTTGGTGGGTAACAAGTCTTTCAAAAGAATAGCAGGTGTATGGGGTGATTTAATCGCACTGGGCAAGAACCCCAACAAGGCGAGTTGTTTTACTAGTATGCCAAAGCTGGTCAGCATCATGGAACCAGAAAAGGTTGACGATCTGATTTTTCTAAAGGTGgggagttctcggtttcccattAGAGTGGTAGAACAGGGGTTGTCTAAAGTCGAATATGCGAGCCAGTCCTTGACGGGTAACAATGGTGGCGATGGGAAGAATATTGAGCAGGGTAGGGCTGATTCCGTCATGTCAGAATTCGAATCGGTGCTAGTCCTTAGGTCAGATTGGCTGAAATATAGTCATAGAATGCGATTCAATTACTGGTTGGGATTGGTTGAAATATAGTCATCTTCAGCCGTGGTCGTTTAGGAATTTGTTCGCGAATATTGAAGGAAGTTTAAGGTGAATGGTTGAGGTTCAGATTGAAGTCACAAATCGAGGTAAGAATAGAATGGCGGAAGCCTTGGCTAAAGCAGGTTTGTCAAGGAATACCTTGTTTAGAGCATATTGGTAATCCATTTTAGGGTTTACTGCTTTTATGGTTTTTATGCTCTGTTTTGGCATAGTTTTGCAGCTTTTGGTTCCTTGTTCGAACTGGTATGGGCTGGGTGATCCTAACACCTCTTCCTGTAATCAATTGactgaggaaaaaaaaaagatggtcAACGGTCAAAATATATAAGAATGTAAAAGAGCAATAGGTAACTTACCTATTCATTTAATATCCTTTTAACAATGAGCTTTTTGGTCAACTCAGTAGATCTCCCTTCTCAACTTAGTTGCTGGAGATACCGGACAAACTTGTCAAAAAAGTAAATGAGACATGTCAACCCATGTGTTAACCGAAGTAGGAGGTAAatattagcttatttaattaatCCTTGTTGGTTGCTTTTAAAAAATGGATTTTAATAAAGGACAATTATCTATATTTTGAATCACCTATTCATATCCTTGCACAATTAAAACACACAAGtctaatatttgttttaaacAAAGAAGGTGAGATGACAATAATATCCTTCTAACTACGAGGCTTTTGTTGATATTCAtgtctaaattttaaataagatgACTAGTTGAAATAAAAATtgttggccaaatatacatgatGACAATAATATCCCCCTAACTTTGGAGCTTTTGTCTTCAATGTAATGATAGACCTACtcattatattttaacttttcgtAATAAAGACTAGAAATATTATTATTCCTTTGAAATATTTTTAGTATTCTTATTTTCTAAAGCTAAAAGTTGAAGTGATTCTTTTTTAAAAAGCATGTTAACTAAATCCTTGTTGGCGTAAGGGCCTAAAAGGCAATTTGTCCAGTTTAGCCAAGGTCGATGCCTACTTACAACGATAGATGACATTAATATCCTATCCTAATCATTTAATATCCTCTTAACAAGGAGGCTTTtcgagttttattttattaaaactaaataaTATGACTTTCActttaaagtatattaaaaaaatggtaaaaCTAAGTCTGGGCCATATTTGATATTtacacatataaaataaaatgactttgttatcatatttaaatttaaaagtcTTACTTGTAAAGCTAGAAGGTTGTGTATAAATATGTGTATGGAGGTAGATATGAAGCAAATTATATAGAAggagagtgaaataaaaaaaggagTTAAAAATGGCTTGTCCTCCGACTTATAAAGTGGTAAAAGGTGAGCTTAAGAATGTTTCTGATGACTGCCAAGCGAgcttgaattattcgagttaccAAGGTGCTCCAGTAACGATTAAAAAAGATTCATTACCCACTCCATTTGCGCAGAATATGTTAGTCGACTGTTTGTACGTAGGCCTGGTGTATGATGTTGGTAGGGTTAAGTGGATTATTCTTTGGACCATTGATTGTAaggtattaattaattaatatgttcttttttcttttcatttattttgattttgtagcataagaaattaattaattaaactatatatcaGGTGGCTACTAAGATCCTTATACCCGAAGACCCTATTATTTGGGAGGATATAGTGCGCATCCTTCAGCCCTACGATAGCACTGACTACTTGCCCTTATCACCTGGGAATGTATTTTCTGCAAAAGCTCATATCCATGCAAATGAAGATGGATCTCTAAGCCTGAAAGCACAAATCATGTGGAACTATTGCATTTAACCTACTTTTTTTTGCATCATATATTGGTCCATGCTTACCTCTATCAATTTCTGCTGTGTGACCCATGGAGGCTATCTACTTCTTTATATTAATAatactattaaataaatttgACAGCCACCCCATAATATACTACTGGATTCATACTTCTTCGAC from Gossypium hirsutum isolate 1008001.06 chromosome A04, Gossypium_hirsutum_v2.1, whole genome shotgun sequence includes:
- the LOC107902889 gene encoding uncharacterized protein, with the translated sequence MACPPTYKVVKGELKNVSDDCQASLNYSSYQGAPVTIKKDSLPTPFAQNMLVDCLYVGLVYDVGRVKWIILWTIDCKVATKILIPEDPIIWEDIVRILQPYDSTDYLPLSPGNVFSAKAHIHANEDGSLSLKAQIMWNYCI